A DNA window from Naumovozyma dairenensis CBS 421 chromosome 8, complete genome contains the following coding sequences:
- the RTS3 gene encoding Rts3p (similar to Saccharomyces cerevisiae RTS3 (YGR161C); ancestral locus Anc_4.59) yields MVKNIKKYSINKMISSTTQRPTIISERHNSLSKPSTLNVIPKQKRRLSREEIINEMENEQDAIVVKLLKEIDQLKMENLYLKEQLNQKNQCLRRNSIDCGARLNKNSNNITDNECAITTDEEDSSSHIDVPHFILTGNSQYRVPRTPRASFNSISSKSGSFNHYSTMGAPPIQVSNKSRASNR; encoded by the coding sequence atggttaaaaacattaaaaaatattcaataaataaaatgataTCCAGTACAACTCAAAGACCAACAATAATAAGCGAAAGGCATAATTCTCTTTCCAAACCATCAACATTAAATGTTATCCCAAAGCAAAAAAGAAGACTATCTCGtgaagaaataattaatgaaatggaaaatgaaCAAGACGCCATAGTAGTCAaactattgaaagaaattgatcaattgaaaatggaaaacTTATATTTAAAGGAGcaattaaatcaaaagaatCAATGCTTACGTCgtaattcaattgattgtGGCGCAAGATTAAACAAGAacagtaataatatcaCCGATAACGAATGTGCAATTACtacagatgaagaagattcaAGTTCTCACATTGATGTACCTCATTTTATATTGACTGGGAATTCTCAATACAGAGTTCCAAGAACTCCAAGAGCTTCATTCAATTCcatatcttcaaaatcaGGAAGCTTTAATCATTATTCCACTATGGGTGCTCCGCCAATTCAAGTATCAAACAAATCCAGAGCATCCAATAGGTGA
- the NDAI0H00460 gene encoding uncharacterized protein (ancestral locus Anc_4.60), with product MLLKKLVILTLSLVNVLALDSLTIKQTKKFTSTVCPTCVTFTETTTTAPLSSLTIKTTKKITSTICPTCVTITESENLPSSTLLPNSDIIFETTLTKTQLETITTTIAVTETLFETDIESKTVDFTNILNVTNTIFATQTTELTQTAQVTRTQIVTDTTIITGTTEVAHTQYITISNRVTDTLFTTRYSNEEITSTVFETITKQVTDLQTKFVTATLEVTQMKVSTLTSTIDYTSELTATKVITNTIKEIHDITSTINITSTIPKTIFHTNEVTQFSTRIINETITQPTTTTLEVTSYDVITLTRTDSLTETETFILTKTTDLIETLTSNILQTLTYQKTEYLTKEVDITETFKTTEIMTLTLTENETSTILTTFTSILTSSTEYVITSVVPQTTDIIQIITSYTIIPQTLEVTKTDEVTKPHEITHVFTNIDENTIYMTDVDQVTKIINITSFIPTTRTDILTQVTTQTFNSTRTYVTTSTSETIVPVTTTSTETIKTTDKSMEVYTSTMLIPRTMNVTSTDTIELTRTTLVPQTVTSTNVVTSTNVMNTTMVLTSHTTTTNIYTSVSNKSTAEPTKLMNSNVVAFQKTMNYTKPTVYITVSTRASVIEQERPVTVTLTKPITYGVTETYTHNVVSTKIISSTVNTDIIETSARNSEVVYTTNTINSKTNILTTALITNPTANVNVGSISSSTGKVTGGTTAAPTGSISTGSVRYSSQVSSIGPVTISTTYEGSGSKIHKSFWALISLPFIFLL from the coding sequence ATGCTATTAAAGAAGTTGGTCATTCTGACACTTTCCTTGGTAAACGTTTTAGCCTTAGATAGTTTGACTATTAAGCaaacaaagaaattcaCGTCAACTGTTTGCCCAACATGCGTGACGTTCACCGAAACGACAACAACAGCACctttatcttctttgaCTATCAAAactacaaaaaaaattacttcAACCATTTGCCCAACTTGCGTCACCATTACGGAATCTGAAAATCTACCATCGTCTACGCTGTTACCAAATTCTGACATCATTTTCGAAACAACCCTTACTAAAACACAATTGGAAACTATCACAACTACTATTGCTGTTACCGAAACGTTGTTCGAAACAGATATTGAATCGAAAACTGTAGATTTTACCaatattttaaatgttACAAATACTATATTTGCCACACAAACTACCGAACTTACTCAGACTGCTCAAGTTACTCGAACTCAAATCGTTACTGACACAACCATAATAACCGGAACTACTGAAGTTGCACATACTCAGTATATTACAATTAGCAATAGAGTTACAGACACTTTATTTACTACCCGTTATTCAAATGAGGAAATAACTTCTACAGTATTCGAAACTATTACAAAACAAGTAACAGATTTACAAACCAAATTTGTCACTGCAACATTAGAAGTAACTCAAATGAAAGTATCAACACTTACATCAACAATAGATTACACAAGTGAATTAACGGCAACAAAAGTAATTACTAACaccattaaagaaatacaTGACATTACATCAACAATTAATATCACCAGTACTATTCCAAAGACTATTTTTCATACGAATGAAGTTACTCAATTCTCTACAAGAATAATCAATGAAACAATCACACAGCCAACAACTACTACATTAGAAGTGACGTCATATGATGTTATTACATTAACTCGTACAGATAGCTTAACTGAAACGGAAACTTTTATATTGACTAAAACTACTGACTTAATTGAGACCTTAACAAGTAATATCTTACAAACTTTAACTTATCAAAAGACTGAATACTTGACAAAAGAAGTTGATATTACTGAAACATTTAAGACAACAGAAATTATGACTTTGACTCTAacagaaaatgaaactTCTACTATATTAACTACTTTTACCTCTATTTTGACCAGTAGCACTGAATACGTTATAACTAGTGTGGTTCCTCAAACCACTGACATTATACAAATTATTACTTCTTATACAATCATTCCACAAACTTTAGAAGTGACAAAGACAGATGAAGTAACAAAACCACATGAAATAACCCACGTATTTACAAACATAGATGAAAATACAATTTATATGACAGACGTTGACCAGGtaacaaaaataattaatattacTAGTTTTATTCCTACGACGAGAACAGATATCCTGACACAAGTGACGACTCAGACGTTCAATTCCACCAGGACGTATGTTACTACCAGTACGAGTGAGACGATTGTTCCTGTGACGACGACGTCTACTGAGACGATCAAGACGACCGACAAGTCTATGGAGGTGTATACATCTACCATGCTAATTCCGCGGACTATGAATGTTACCAGTACTGACACGATTGAATTGACCCGTACGACTTTGGTGCCTCAAACAGTCACTTCTACTAATGTTGTGACCTCTACCAATGTGATGAACACTACCATGGTGCTCACATCTCATACTACTACGAcgaatatatatacatcGGTCAGCAATAAGTCAACTGCAGAACCAACCAAGTTGATGAATTCAAACGTTGTTGCATTTCAGAAGACGATGAACTACACTAAGCCTACCGTCTATATTACTGTATCAACAAGAGCTAGTGTTATTGAACAGGAGAGACCTGTAACTGTCACATTAACTAAGCCAATTACATACGGGGTAACGGAAACATATACCCACAATGTCGTTAGTACTAAGATCATTTCCTCGACGGTTAATACTGACATTATTGAAACGAGCGCTCGTAATTCGGAGGTTGTGTACACAACTAACActataaattcaaaaacgAATATATTAACTACGGCTCTGATAACGAATCCAACAGCGAATGTCAATGTTGGATCCATATCGTCATCAACAGGCAAGGTTACTGGCGGAACGACTGCTGCTCCTACTGGTTCAATATCGACCGGATCAGTTAGGTATTCGTCACAAGTAAGTTCAATCGGGCCGGTCACCATTTCCACAACTTATGAAGGTAGTGGTTCCAAGATTCACAAATCATTTTGGgcattaatttcattaccattcatttttttattatga
- the CHO2 gene encoding phosphatidylethanolamine N-methyltransferase (similar to Saccharomyces cerevisiae CHO2 (YGR157W); ancestral locus Anc_4.64), translating into MTTENTTHALASSAKDPLSISLSSPSSVTNTTASRSRSTQHEILAKTRSTGILFKPPKTHDMVRSLFDPTIKKSFLELCITLFIISNFFICHKILNYFDLNFTKRFYLLQYLFWRLSYNLGIGIILHYQSNYESLTNFVTKNNVFTTNNSLWARFLRFELHSILSKQQNKKEKHTASEYPNELKVWLIFRQFVDLILMQDFITYIIFVYLSLPTNLDISIWNWKIILGTLLIVFNIWAKIDAHRVIKDFAWYWGDFFFLQINSTLIFDVCFNISPHPMYSIGYLGYYGLSLICNDYKVLLVSIWGHFLQFLFLKYVESPHIERTYGTEDGQEKEQISIDDLILKENYDYSKPLIFNGLMIKNFNKLRIYDYFTVGSVISIITWAILTNPNDLLLLTLTFTFKLSSWLIISIILYNQSNSKWFTKLFLKNGFSQIHSYQQWQFIYNFMIVTSYVLLIIQTISKIISNNHTLQSNENFYNKLIFGLLLCSLQIWSNSEINLAISDFGWFYGDFFLTNYIPTKNARKLTSQGIYRYLNNPETIFGIIGIWSTVLMTNFAWENIILSLLWTITNFIMIKFIEKPHIMKIYGSNQSKRISGVGKSLLTLKPLRRISEIVDNVEHIIMRSLLNNNANQTNCQLQQPTREIKPEILKIRENVMVHAINNVTSRLSPNCEFDIQLQQINLHDEEVSALPATNSSYLPNPISIKWKLPIELYDETDWIGLYNVLDTRADREITRTSSFGHKSFTTGAKNKHVLSLRKSEEFVKGEICLIQHYYICEPGIYEFRYHSKNSHKVLLISTPFQVLFPKLNFNDDIDTLRNDLFQFLNNCNVIANGKFFNQMGNKYFTMKSLQKLIKASIGIELSTDFINNVNGDIDIISKRIWEIKKILDELV; encoded by the coding sequence ATGACTACAGAGAATACTACACATGCTTTGGCGTCTTCCGCTAAAGATCCgttatcaatatcattgtCTTCACCTTCCTCTGTTACCAATACTACTGCATCCAGGTCAAGGTCAACTCAACATGAAATATTGGCCAAGACAAGATCCACTGGTATACTTTTCAAACCACCGAAGACTCATGATATGGTCCGCTCTTTATTTGATCCCacaattaagaaatcattCCTGGAATTATGTATCACTTTATTCATAATctctaatttcttcatttgccataagattttgaattattttgatttgaatttcaCTAAAAGGTTTTATCTTTTACAATACCTATTTTGGAGATTATCATATAACTTAGGTATAGGTATCATCCTGCATTATCAATCAAATTACGAATCATTGACTAATTTTGTCACAAAAAATAACGTTTTCACTACAAATAATTCTCTTTGGGCTAGATTTCTTAGATTTGAATTACATTCCATATTAtcaaaacaacaaaataaaaaggaGAAACACACAGCAAGTGAATATCCcaatgaattgaaagttTGGTTAATCTTCCGCCAATTTGTTGATTTGATCCTAATGCAAGACTTCATCACATATATTATCTTCGTCTATCTATCATTGCCAACTAATTTGGACATCTCCATatggaattggaaaattattttaGGAACCCTTTTAATcgttttcaatatttggGCAAAAATTGACGCACATAGAGTCATTAAAGATTTTGCTTGGTATTGGGgtgatttcttctttttacaaataaattcaacTTTAATCTTTGACGTGtgtttcaatatttcaCCTCATCCAATGTATTCCATCGGATATTTGGGTTATTACGGtctttcattaatatgTAATGATTATAAAGTTTTGTTGGTATCCATCTGGGGCCATTTCTTACAATTCCTTTTCCTAAAATATGTTGAATCTCCTCATATAGAAAGAACTTATGGTACAGAAGACGGACAAGAAAAGGAACAAATATCAATTGATGATCTAATATTGAAGgaaaattatgattattCCAAACCTTTAATATTTAATGGTTTAATGATTAAGAACTTTAATAAACTAAGAATTTACGATTATTTCACAGTAGGTTCAGTGATTTCCATCATTACATGGGCAATCTTAACAAATCCAAATGATCTCCTTCTACTTACATTAACATTCACTTTCAAATTATCGTCATGGTTAATCATTTCTATTATACTTTATAATCAATCAAATTCTAAATGGTTTACgaaattgtttttgaaaaatgggtTTTCTCAAATTCACTCATATCAACAATGGCAATTCATATATAACTTTATGATTGTCACATCATATGTCcttctaataatacaaacaatatcaaaaataatatcaaacaATCATACACTTCAAAGCAACGAGAActtttataataaattgatcTTCGGTCTCTTATTGTGTTCTTTACAAATTTGGTCAAATTCAGAAATCAATTTGGCTATTTCTGATTTCGGTTGGTTTTATGgtgatttctttttaacAAATTATATCCCCACAAAAAATGCTAGAAAATTGACATCTCAAGGTATTTACagatatttaaataatccaGAAACAATATTCGGTATTATTGGTATATGGTCTACCGTATTAATGACAAATTTTGCATGGGAAAATAtcatattatcattacttTGGACAATAACTAATTTCATAATgatcaaattcattgaaaaacctcatattatgaaaatatatggTTCAAATCAATCCAAGAGAATCAGCGGTGTTGGGAAATCTCTATTAACTTTGAAACCATTAAGAAGAATCTCTGAAATAGTTGATAATGTAGaacatataataatgagatctttattaaataataatgctaaTCAAACAAATTGTCAACTTCAACAACCAACACGAGAAATAAAACcagaaatattaaagattaGGGAAAACGTAATGGTACATGCAATTAATAACGTCACTTCAAGATTATCACCAAATTGCGAATTtgatattcaattacaacaaaTAAACCTTCATGATGAGGAAGTATCCGCCCTACCAGCAACTAATAGTAGTTATTTGCCAAATCCAATCAGTATTAAATGGAAATTACCCATTGAATTATACGACGAAACCGATTGGATTGGACTTTATAATGTCCTTGATACAAGAGCTGATCGTGAAATTACAAGAACTTCATCATTTGGTCATAAAAGTTTTACAACAGGTGCCAAGAATAAACATGTCTTAAGCCTTAGAAAGTCAGAGGAATTTGTTAAAGGTGAAATTTGTTTGATtcaacattattatatttgtgAACCAGGTATTTATGAATTCAGATATCATTCTAAAAATTCCCATAAagttttattaatttctaCTCCATTCCAAGTATTGTTCCCAAAACTGAATTTTAATGATGACATTGATACTTTGAGAAATGatttatttcaatttttaaataattgtaACGTTATTGCCAATGGGAAATTCTTCAATCAAATGGGTAATAAATACTTTACAATGAAatctttacaaaaattaattaaagcATCTATCGGCATTGAATTATCCACTGACTTCATTAATAACGTTAACGGAGACATAGATATCATTTCGAAAAGAATTTGGgaaattaagaaaattCTAGATGAACTAGTATAA
- the PTI1 gene encoding cleavage polyadenylation factor subunit PTI1 (similar to Saccharomyces cerevisiae PTI1 (YGR156W); ancestral locus Anc_4.65) — translation MTDPRKRKARHLLKPENLSTSIQITNFPNEWEQDIITSIIAGSGPIIEIIPKTDPRTGKLTSINYDYKTNKDCERAYNTLSQINGLPFQMEKVISSNYKEKLSQSYTNVEELKLNRDKFPWEMNLDLPFDMITEVPLPRRPLMTNKQSQQQQQQQNYSTNSIGNNDSQMNRNTSKPLSDNNTQDTFPDILSKASKHLPELIDGSLSIKDEVSNNLSKIPPLQLIEIISNLKILSTQDSINRSSQIETFLKSNSNLTLAISQALLEMGLINYNVINKVLERRSNQLRINSSSTTSTVNNNNNNNNNSSSESSTSATPMLNMNTQQPPMNMNIPMGMGMGMPMPVPMPMNPSVTPPTLGNTNINVLPQQQQPQQPQHQPVQMNANVHMGMVPPQPPMNMGMPQRQPVAAQQQQQQQQQQQSHPPVFIPPQFQAPPLQNSPPPLFPPAPPVAQPQPPRPIIKETYDDNINYIKLKQLPENQQEMIKQVLSLSKDQIKLLPNDQQSMVNNFRTEYLYEA, via the coding sequence ATGACAGATCcaaggaaaaggaaagcACGTCATTTACTAAAACCAGAAAATCTATCAACGTCAATTCAAATAACTAATTTCCCTAATGAGTGGGAGCAAGACATTATCACATCAATAATTGCAGGATCTGGtccaattattgaaataataccaaagaCAGATCCAAGAACAGGTAAATTAacttcaataaattatgATTATAAGACAAATAAAGATTGTGAAAGAGCTTATAATACTCTTTCACAAATTAATGGATTACCATTCCAAATGGAAAAAGtaatatcatctaattATAAAGAGAAATTATCTCAATCGTATACAAACGTAGaggaattgaaattaaatagaGACAAATTCCCATGGGAGATGAACCTTGACTTGCCATTTGATATGATCACTGAAGTACCTTTACCAAGAAGGCCATTGATgacaaacaaacaatcacaacaacagcaacaacaacaaaattattcaaCTAATAGCATAGGAAATAATGATTCTCAAATGAATAGAAATACTAGCAAACCACTCAGCGACAATAATACTCAAGATACATTCCCAGATATCTTAAGTAAGGCATCTAAACATTTACCAGAATTAATTGATGGTTCATTAAGTATAAAAGACGAagtatcaaataatttaagtAAGATACCACCATTACAATTGATTGAAATAATATCGAATTTAAAGATCTTGTCAACTCAAGATTCAATTAATAGATCATCACAAATTGAAACATTCCTAAAATCAAATAGTAATTTAACCTTAGCAATATCACAAGCTTTACTAGAAATGGGGCTAATTAACTATAATGTGATCAATAAAGTGCTTGAAAGAAGATCCAATCAACTAAGAATAAACAGTAGCTCAACTACAAGTActgtaaataataataataacaataataataattctagCTCTGAATCAAGTACATCTGCTACTCCAATGTTAAATATGAATACACAACAACCGCcaatgaatatgaatattcCAATGGGTATGGGTATGGGGATGCCTATGCCTGTGCCTATGCCGATGAATCCATCGGTTACTCCACCAACTCTTGGTAATACAAATATAAATGTTCTGCCACAACAGCAGCAACCACAACAACCTCAGCACCAACCTGTACAGATGAATGCTAACGTACATATGGGGATGGTACCACCACAACCTCCTATGAATATGGGTATGCCACAACGACAGCCGGTAGCAgcacaacaacaacaacagcagcagcagcagcaacagtCTCATCCTCCTGTATTTATACCGCCGCAATTTCAAGCACCACCATTACAGAATTCACCACCTCCATTATTTCCTCCCGCTCCTCCCGTGGCGCAACCACAACCTCCTCGTccaattattaaagaaacgtatgatgataatatcaattatatcaaattgaaacaGTTACCTGAGAATCAGCAAGAAATGATTAAACAAGTATTGAGTTTATCAAAGGATCAAATCAAGCTATTACCCAACGATCAACAGTCAATGgttaataattttagaaCTGAGTACTTGTATGAAGCGTAG
- the NDAI0H00490 gene encoding phosphoglycerate mutase family protein yields MSEFKSLPKYFHAFPRYGSPPIDSQMDDPLKLNNVFNNNWKQLYESIPKEDEFYSYKLLIIGRHGQGYHNAATIRYGWNEWDKYWSMLQGDEFSNWVDSKLTPLGERQVQIIGETVLLPMIKQLGFLPHVFFSSPLRRCLETFIGSWGVVFGSYMGNDTNNDGSTRKHVNVEILENLRETLGKYTCNERVDRSVLLKEYQNFEMGNNNSSLCLKLDNDYPEVDRLWVTYPRESRSELDERIHKVLIELFSKITDEQRLISITCHAHVINSILRNLNHPPILNLETGKIVCTVVQVKKRTSPQKNL; encoded by the coding sequence ATGTCAGAATTTAAGTCATTACCAAAATATTTCCATGCGTTCCCCAGATATGGATCCCCTCCAATTGATTCTCAAATGGACGATcctttgaaattgaataatgtatttaataataactgGAAACAATTATATGAATCGATACCcaaagaagatgaattttattcatataaattattaattattggTAGACATGGTCAAGGGTATCATAATGCAGCAACTATTCGGTATGGTTGGAATGAATGGGATAAATATTGGTCCATGTTACAAGGTGatgaattttctaattgGGTGGATTCTAAATTGACTCCATTGGGGGAGAGACAAGTTCAAATTATTGGTGAGACCGTTTTGTTGCCAATGATAAAACAATTAGGATTTTTACCTCATGTATTTTTCAGTTCTCCACTGAGGAGATGTTTAGAGACATTCATTGGATCATGGGGGGTTGTTTTTGGGAGTTACATGGGGAACGATACTAATAATGACGGTAGTACTAGAAAGCATGTCAATGTTGAGATTTTAGAAAATCTTCGAGAAACTTTAGGTAAATATACATGTAATGAAAGAGTTGATCGGTCTGTGTTACTTAaagaatatcaaaattttgagATGGGGAACAATAATTCTAGCCTTTGtttgaaattagataatGATTATCCTGAGGTGGATAGACTTTGGGTAACATACCCAAGAGAATCAAGATCTGAACTAGATGAAAGAATTCATAAAgtattaattgaattattttccaagataACAGATGAACAACGACTCATATCAATCACATGTCATGCTCATGTTATTAATAGTATATTGCGTAATTTAAATCATCCACCGATATTGAATCTTGAGACAGGTAAAATTGTTTGTACTGTTGTTCAAGTTAAAAAAAGGACATCGCCACagaaaaatttatga
- the CYS4 gene encoding cystathionine beta-synthase CYS4 gives MPAAYDTRHNVIDLVGNTPLVELKKLPKALGIKPTIYAKLELYNPGGSIKDRIAKSMIEEAESTGKISPKTTTLIEPTSGNTGIGLALIAAIKGYRTIITLPEKMSNEKVSVLKALGAEIIRTPTEAAWDSPESHIGVAKRLEREIPGAVILDQYNNMKNPDAHYFGTGKEIMEQLKDVNRFQDLNAVVAGAGTGGTISGIAKFIKEQNENIKIVGADPVGSILALPNKLNETDVTSYKVEGIGYDFIPKVLDRSLVDVWYKTEDKPAFKYARQLISNEGVLVGGSSGSAFTALVEYCNDHPELTENDVIVLIFPDSVRSYLTKFVDDEWLKKNDLWDDDILLRFNNDGGDNKEKKTDNDVFKNATVRDLHLKPVVSVKETTKVADVIKILRDNSFDQVPALTEDGKLSGLVTLSQLLKKLSNGTVTRDSEIKGTYLDFKKLNNFDEVSSYNDNKSGKKKFVKFTEDSKLSELNKFFEKNSSAVITNGLTPVHIVTKMDLLSYLA, from the coding sequence ATGCCCGCCGCCTACGATACAAGACATAACGTCATCGACCTAGTTGGAAACACCCCATTAGTCGAATTGAAAAAACTACCAAAGGCCCTAGGAATAAAACCAACAATCTATGCCAAATTAGAACTCTACAACCCAGGTGGCTCCATCAAAGACCGTATCGCTAAATCCATGATCGAAGAAGCTGAATCCACAGGTAAAATCTCCCCCAAAACTACCACATTAATTGAACCAACATCAGGTAACACCGGTATCGGTCTCGCATTAATCGCCGCTATCAAAGGCTACAGAACTATAATTACATTACCTGAAAAAATGTCCAACGAAAAAGTTTCAGTATTGAAAGCATTAGGTGCAGAAATCATTAGAACTCCAACTGAAGCCGCATGGGATTCTCCAGAATCTCATATCGGGGTAGCTAAAAGACTGGAAAGAGAAATCCCGGGCGCCGTCATCTTGgatcaatataataatatgaaaaatCCTGATGCTCATTATTTCGGGACTGGTAAGGAAATTATGgaacaattaaaagatGTTAATAGATTCCAGGATTTGAATGCAGTTGTAGCAGGTGCAGGGACCGGGGGTACTATCTCTGGTATTGCCAAGTTTATTaaagaacaaaatgaaaatattaaaattgtCGGTGCGGATCCTGTAGGATCTATCTTGGCTTTACCAAATAAGTTGAATGAAACTGATGTCACTTCTTATAAAGTGGAAGGGATTGGTTATGATTTTATTCCAAAAGTATTGGATAGATCTTTGGTGGACGTTTGGTATAAGACTGAAGATAAACCTGCTTTCAAATATGCTCGTCAATTGATCTCAAATGAAGGTGTTCTTGTTGGTGGTTCCTCGGGTAGTGCATTCACCGCTTTGGTGGAATATTGTAATGATCATCCTGAATTGACTGAAAATGACGTTATTGTACTTATTTTCCCAGATTCTGTTAGATCTTATTTGACTAAATTCgttgatgatgaatggttaaagaaaaatgatcTATGGGATGATGATATCTTACTTCGTTTCAATAACGATGGTGGTGATAACAAGGAAAAGAAGACTGATAATGATGTCTTTAAGAATGCCACAGTGAGAGATTTACATTTAAAACCTGTTGTGTCAGTGAAGGAAACTACTAAAGTAGCCGACGTTATCAAGATTTTAAGAgataattcatttgatCAAGTTCCTGCTTTAACTGAAGATGGGAAATTATCCGGTTTAGTAACATTATCACagttattgaaaaaattatcaaatggtACCGTAACCAGAGATAGTGAAATTAAGGGAACTTATcttgatttcaaaaaattaaataattttgatgaagtttcatcatataatgataataaatctgGTAAGAAGAAATTTGTTAAATTTACTGAAGATTCTAAATTGTctgaattaaataaattttttgaaaaaaattccTCCGCTGTTATCACTAATGGGTTGACTCCAGTGCATATCGTTACTAAAATGGATTTATTGAGTTATCTAGCTTAA